A genomic segment from [Flavobacterium] thermophilum encodes:
- a CDS encoding Bacterial capsule synthesis protein PGA_cap — MNAWIKGRNAALICMASVFLFSCSNAADRSVEEVLAAPTAGQTIEHLPLPSPIDKMAIASASAKQAAPNPNEVRITISAAGDVTLGRDENYGYAYSFDEEVKKHGLRYFTKYIEPIFKKDDFTTVNLETTLTTSTRKASKTFRFRGHPSYAKILTYGGIDAVNLANNHTYDYLQRGYNDTIASLKKENIGYFGRTLRLMKTVKGIQVGALGYEGWSNTSTLRKQIANDIRTLRKQGADIILVHFHWGVERSYVPNRTQKALGRFAIDSGADLVVGHHPHVIQGIEEYKGKFIVYSLGNFMFGGNKNPSDKDTFVFQQVFSFQNGKRTAKKEIRVIPFRISSVTTRNNYQPMPLAGGEAARVKRKIVSLSAKIKKPTWTAYEVK; from the coding sequence ATGAACGCATGGATCAAGGGAAGAAATGCGGCGCTTATATGCATGGCGTCTGTCTTTTTATTTTCTTGCAGCAATGCGGCTGATCGCAGCGTCGAGGAAGTGCTGGCGGCGCCAACCGCGGGGCAAACAATCGAGCATCTACCGTTGCCGAGTCCGATCGATAAGATGGCGATAGCGTCAGCCTCTGCCAAACAAGCGGCGCCGAACCCGAACGAAGTGCGCATCACCATCAGCGCGGCGGGCGATGTGACGCTTGGGCGTGATGAAAACTACGGTTATGCGTATTCGTTTGATGAAGAAGTGAAAAAGCACGGCTTGCGCTATTTTACGAAATACATTGAGCCGATCTTCAAAAAGGACGATTTTACGACCGTCAATTTGGAAACGACGCTGACGACCTCGACGCGGAAGGCAAGCAAGACATTTCGTTTTCGCGGCCACCCGAGTTATGCGAAAATCTTAACCTATGGCGGCATTGATGCTGTGAATCTGGCCAATAATCATACATACGATTACTTGCAACGAGGATACAATGACACGATTGCCAGTTTAAAAAAGGAAAACATCGGTTATTTCGGCCGTACGCTTCGGCTCATGAAAACGGTCAAAGGCATTCAAGTCGGGGCGCTCGGCTATGAAGGCTGGAGCAATACCAGCACGTTGCGCAAGCAAATCGCCAACGATATTCGCACACTTCGGAAACAAGGAGCCGACATCATTCTAGTCCATTTCCACTGGGGAGTGGAACGAAGCTATGTGCCAAACCGCACGCAAAAGGCGCTCGGCCGCTTTGCGATTGACAGCGGCGCCGATTTGGTCGTCGGCCATCATCCGCATGTCATTCAAGGGATTGAGGAGTATAAAGGGAAGTTCATCGTCTACAGCCTCGGCAATTTTATGTTTGGCGGAAACAAAAACCCGAGCGACAAAGATACGTTTGTCTTCCAGCAAGTGTTCTCTTTTCAAAACGGCAAGCGGACGGCCAAAAAAGAAATCCGCGTCATCCCATTTCGCATTTCATCGGTGACGACAAGAAACAATTATCAGCCGATGCCGTTAGCGGGAGGGGAAGCAGCCCGAGTGAAACGGAAAATTGTCTCGCTGTCGGCGAAAATCAAAAAGCCGACTTGGACCGCGTACGAAGTGAAGTAA
- the dtpT gene encoding Di-/tripeptide transporter, whose amino-acid sequence MSSIDKQQIAASVPQRGFFGHPKGLFTLFFTEFWERFSYYGMRAILVYYMYYEVSKGGLGLDEHLALAIMSIYGALVYMSGIIGGWLADRVFGTSRAVFYGGLLIMAGHIALAIPGGVAALFVSMALIVLGTGLLKPNVSSIVGDMYKPGDDRRDAGFSIFYMGINLGAFLAPLVVGTAGMKYNFHLGFGLAAVGMFLGLIVFIATRKKNLGLAGTYVPNPLTPAEKKKAASIMAVGAVVIAVLLAILIPNGWFTVETFISLVGILGIIIPIIYFVVMYRSPKTTAEERSRVIAYIPLFVASAMFWAIQEQGSTILANYADKRTQLDVAGIHLSPAWFQSLNPLFIILLAPVFAWMWVKLGKRQPTIPQKFALGLLFAGLSFIVILVPGHLSGGGLVHPIWLVLSYFIVVLGELCLSPVGLSATTKLAPAAFSAQTMSLWFLSNAAAQAINAQLVRFYTPENETAYFGTIGGAAVVLSVILFLLAPSIQRLMKGVR is encoded by the coding sequence ATGTCATCCATTGACAAGCAACAAATCGCTGCCAGCGTTCCCCAGCGCGGCTTTTTCGGCCATCCGAAAGGGCTGTTTACGCTCTTTTTCACCGAATTTTGGGAGCGCTTTTCGTACTACGGCATGCGCGCCATTTTAGTGTACTACATGTATTACGAAGTATCGAAAGGCGGGCTCGGGCTTGATGAGCATCTGGCGCTCGCGATTATGTCGATTTATGGGGCGCTTGTGTACATGTCCGGAATCATTGGCGGTTGGCTTGCTGACCGGGTGTTTGGCACGTCGCGCGCGGTCTTTTACGGCGGCCTTCTCATTATGGCCGGTCATATCGCCTTGGCGATTCCAGGCGGGGTGGCGGCGCTGTTTGTGTCCATGGCGCTCATTGTCTTGGGAACTGGGTTGTTAAAACCGAACGTTTCGAGCATTGTCGGCGATATGTACAAGCCTGGCGATGACCGCCGCGACGCCGGATTTAGCATTTTTTACATGGGGATTAACCTTGGCGCCTTTTTGGCTCCGCTTGTTGTCGGTACCGCGGGGATGAAGTATAACTTCCACCTCGGCTTTGGACTTGCGGCCGTCGGGATGTTTCTCGGATTGATTGTCTTCATCGCGACAAGAAAGAAAAACCTCGGGTTGGCGGGGACGTACGTGCCGAATCCATTGACGCCAGCGGAAAAGAAAAAAGCGGCTTCCATCATGGCCGTAGGGGCGGTCGTGATTGCCGTGCTGCTAGCCATCTTGATTCCGAACGGTTGGTTCACTGTGGAAACGTTTATTTCTCTTGTCGGCATCTTAGGCATCATCATCCCGATCATCTATTTTGTCGTCATGTACCGCAGCCCGAAAACGACGGCGGAGGAGCGGTCGCGCGTGATCGCGTACATTCCGTTGTTCGTCGCTTCAGCGATGTTTTGGGCGATTCAAGAACAAGGATCGACCATTTTGGCGAACTATGCGGACAAGCGGACACAGCTGGATGTCGCCGGCATTCACCTTTCACCGGCTTGGTTCCAATCGCTGAACCCGCTGTTTATCATCCTCTTAGCGCCGGTGTTCGCGTGGATGTGGGTGAAGCTTGGCAAACGGCAGCCGACGATCCCGCAAAAATTCGCGCTCGGCTTGTTGTTCGCCGGCCTGTCGTTCATCGTCATCCTCGTGCCGGGGCATTTGAGCGGCGGAGGGCTTGTCCATCCGATTTGGCTCGTGTTGAGCTACTTCATCGTCGTGCTCGGGGAGCTTTGCCTGTCGCCGGTCGGCCTGTCGGCGACGACGAAACTTGCCCCTGCCGCTTTCTCAGCGCAAACGATGAGCCTTTGGTTTCTATCGAACGCCGCCGCGCAAGCGATCAACGCTCAGCTTGTGCGCTTCTATACGCCCGAAAACGAAACGGCCTATTTCGGCACGATCGGCGGGGCGGCGGTTGTGTTAAGCGTCATCTTGTTTTTGCTCGCCCCGAGCATTCAGCGGCTCATGAAGGGCGTTCGTTAA
- a CDS encoding glycerol-3-phosphate transporter periplasmic binding protein, with amino-acid sequence MRKVLASFLALMFIGFAAGCSSEDAGEAAGGKTEVVFWHSMSGDLEPVLNDIVADFNQTHPEIEVKPVFQGTYEEALTKWNAAAGTKDAPTIMQTFEVGTKHMIDSGKIVPVQTWIDKDKYDVSQWEKNIVNYYTVNGRIYSMPFNSSTPVLIYNKDAFREAGLDPEKPPLTYSELKEAAKKLTKKKGKETERYGFSILNYGWFFEEMVAVQGGLYVNNNNGRSSDATKAVFNGDEGKRVFELISDMYRDGTFYNAGQNWDDMRAAFQAGKIAMYLDSSAGVKTLIDNSPFDVGVSYLPVPDGVERQGVVIGGASLWMMKGSSEKEQKAAWEFMKYLTTAPVQAEWHVRTGYFAINPAAYDEPLVKEEWAKYPQLKVTVDQLHETKSTPATQGALITVFPESRQHVVKAMERLYEGIDPQNALDQAAEETNRVLQEAGN; translated from the coding sequence ATGAGAAAGGTTTTAGCCAGTTTCTTAGCTTTAATGTTTATTGGATTTGCCGCGGGATGCTCAAGCGAAGATGCGGGCGAAGCGGCGGGAGGCAAAACAGAAGTGGTGTTTTGGCATTCGATGAGCGGGGATTTGGAGCCGGTCTTAAATGACATTGTCGCTGATTTTAACCAAACCCATCCAGAGATTGAGGTGAAGCCAGTATTTCAAGGCACCTATGAGGAGGCGCTGACGAAATGGAATGCGGCAGCAGGGACAAAAGACGCCCCGACGATCATGCAGACGTTTGAAGTCGGAACAAAGCATATGATCGACAGTGGAAAGATTGTTCCAGTGCAAACGTGGATCGATAAAGACAAGTATGATGTCTCACAATGGGAGAAAAACATTGTCAATTATTATACCGTGAACGGGCGGATTTACTCGATGCCATTTAACTCATCCACCCCTGTACTCATTTATAACAAAGATGCGTTCCGCGAAGCCGGGCTTGATCCGGAAAAACCGCCTCTCACCTATAGCGAGTTGAAGGAAGCGGCGAAAAAGCTGACAAAGAAAAAAGGAAAAGAAACCGAACGGTACGGATTCTCGATTTTGAACTACGGCTGGTTTTTTGAAGAAATGGTGGCCGTACAAGGCGGACTGTATGTGAACAACAACAATGGACGGAGCAGTGATGCGACAAAAGCAGTATTCAATGGAGATGAGGGGAAGCGCGTATTTGAGCTGATCAGCGACATGTACCGAGACGGCACGTTTTACAACGCCGGTCAAAACTGGGACGACATGCGCGCCGCCTTCCAAGCAGGAAAAATCGCCATGTATTTGGATTCGTCCGCTGGTGTAAAAACGTTGATCGATAACTCGCCATTTGACGTTGGCGTTTCGTATTTGCCTGTCCCGGATGGCGTGGAACGTCAAGGCGTCGTAATTGGCGGCGCTTCGCTCTGGATGATGAAAGGAAGCAGCGAAAAGGAGCAAAAAGCGGCGTGGGAGTTCATGAAATACTTGACAACCGCTCCTGTCCAAGCTGAGTGGCATGTGCGCACAGGGTATTTTGCCATTAACCCGGCTGCGTACGATGAGCCGCTCGTCAAAGAGGAGTGGGCGAAATACCCACAATTAAAAGTGACGGTGGATCAGCTGCATGAAACAAAATCAACCCCTGCTACCCAAGGGGCGCTCATCACCGTCTTCCCTGAATCTCGGCAACATGTCGTGAAAGCGATGGAACGGTTGTACGAAGGAATCGATCCGCAAAACGCGCTCGATCAGGCGGCGGAAGAGACAAATCGGGTGTTGCAGGAGGCCGGAAACTGA
- the ugpC_1 gene encoding sn-glycerol-3-phosphate import ATP-binding protein UgpC, with amino-acid sequence MAFLELVEVTKSYGGKKSAVENVNVAIESGEFFVLVGPSGCGKSTILRLIAGLEPLTSGYVLIDGQVANDWPPHARRLSMVFQNYALYPHLTVEQNMRIVLQAQKVPKEEQVKRCMEAAELLGLTDVLHRKPRELSGGQRQRVALGRAIVARTPLCLMDEPLSNLDAKLRAKMRSELRRLQRQLGMTVIYVTHDQTEAMTMADRMMILHDGRPQQIGSPLDVYNSPDNTFVASFIGTPPMNLAEAHVLEHSLLLQNERPIRLRRRSLPKAERVIVGLRPEHIEPAESGEESMAVKVSHVEWLGNETLVTFELAKNLYWTARWNGQWRIRLGEVVPLTFDEQDFLFFDASGKRIGAPPIKREEVRVHQ; translated from the coding sequence ATGGCGTTTCTTGAGCTGGTTGAGGTGACGAAATCGTATGGAGGCAAAAAGAGCGCGGTCGAGAATGTGAATGTCGCGATTGAATCAGGGGAGTTTTTTGTTCTTGTCGGCCCATCGGGATGCGGCAAAAGCACGATTTTGCGGCTGATCGCTGGCCTTGAGCCGCTGACATCAGGATATGTATTGATCGATGGACAAGTGGCGAATGATTGGCCCCCTCACGCCCGCCGGTTATCGATGGTCTTTCAAAATTATGCGCTATATCCCCATTTGACGGTGGAGCAAAATATGCGGATTGTCTTGCAGGCGCAAAAGGTGCCGAAAGAAGAACAAGTGAAACGTTGCATGGAAGCGGCGGAATTGCTTGGATTGACCGATGTGCTACATAGGAAGCCGCGGGAATTGTCAGGGGGGCAGCGTCAACGCGTCGCCTTAGGGCGGGCGATCGTGGCGAGAACGCCGCTTTGTTTGATGGATGAACCGCTCTCCAATTTAGATGCCAAGCTGCGTGCGAAAATGAGGAGCGAGCTTCGACGCTTGCAGCGTCAGCTCGGCATGACCGTTATTTATGTCACTCACGATCAAACGGAAGCGATGACCATGGCTGATCGGATGATGATTTTGCATGACGGCCGTCCGCAACAAATCGGCAGTCCGCTTGATGTATACAATAGCCCAGATAACACGTTTGTCGCTTCATTTATTGGAACACCGCCGATGAATTTGGCGGAAGCGCATGTGCTGGAACATTCGCTCTTATTGCAAAACGAGCGGCCCATCCGTCTTCGGCGTCGTTCTTTGCCGAAGGCTGAACGGGTGATCGTCGGACTGCGGCCGGAACATATTGAGCCGGCGGAATCAGGAGAAGAATCTATGGCCGTCAAAGTCAGCCATGTCGAGTGGCTCGGCAATGAAACGTTAGTGACGTTTGAGTTGGCAAAAAATCTTTATTGGACAGCACGATGGAATGGACAATGGCGCATCCGTTTGGGAGAAGTGGTGCCATTGACGTTTGATGAGCAGGATTTCCTGTTTTTCGATGCGTCTGGAAAGCGAATTGGAGCCCCGCCCATCAAGCGGGAGGAGGTGCGGGTTCACCAATGA
- the proB gene encoding Glutamate 5-kinase 1, whose amino-acid sequence MKRQRVVVKIGSSSLTDPKGGLCRDKLHGHVEAIAYLKQLGHDVILITSGAVAAGFGPLGYPARPTTIAGKQAAAAVGQSLLMQAYSSAFAQFGFTAAQLLLTRSDFYSRERFRNLFATITTLLENGAVPIINENDSVSIEELTFGDNDMLSALVAGFLHADALILLTDINGLYDANPKTNPQAKKYAFLPHITDEMIEAAGGSGSAVGTGGMRSKLLAARKALSFGVSVFIGTGSGREKLADILAGKGDGTYIGVPFPKQMQMRKQWIAYHAPVAGMITVDSGAEEALLMRGKSLLPAGVTAVSGDFHAMDVVDVVNEKGITIGRGQVYYAAADLKKVKGRPSEEARQYSYLHRPEVIHRDNWVTLRKESVSK is encoded by the coding sequence ATGAAACGGCAGCGCGTGGTGGTCAAAATCGGCAGCAGCTCGCTCACCGATCCGAAAGGCGGCCTTTGCCGCGACAAGCTGCACGGCCATGTTGAAGCCATCGCCTATCTGAAACAGCTCGGCCATGACGTCATTCTCATCACGTCCGGCGCTGTCGCCGCCGGGTTCGGGCCGCTCGGCTACCCGGCGCGGCCGACGACGATCGCCGGCAAACAGGCCGCGGCTGCCGTCGGGCAAAGCTTGCTCATGCAGGCGTACAGCTCGGCGTTCGCCCAATTCGGCTTTACGGCCGCTCAGCTGTTGTTGACGCGCAGCGACTTTTACAGTCGCGAGCGGTTCCGCAACTTGTTTGCCACAATCACCACACTGCTTGAGAACGGCGCCGTGCCGATCATTAATGAAAACGACTCCGTTTCCATTGAAGAATTGACATTTGGCGACAATGACATGCTTTCGGCGCTTGTCGCCGGCTTTTTGCACGCTGATGCGCTCATTTTGCTTACGGACATTAACGGGTTGTATGACGCCAATCCGAAAACGAATCCGCAGGCGAAAAAATACGCCTTTTTGCCGCACATTACCGACGAAATGATCGAAGCGGCCGGCGGCAGCGGCTCGGCAGTCGGCACCGGCGGGATGCGCTCGAAGCTTCTCGCGGCTCGAAAAGCACTTTCGTTTGGCGTCAGCGTGTTCATCGGCACGGGAAGCGGCCGAGAAAAACTGGCTGATATTTTAGCTGGAAAAGGAGACGGCACGTACATCGGCGTTCCGTTTCCGAAACAAATGCAAATGCGCAAACAATGGATTGCCTATCATGCTCCTGTCGCCGGCATGATCACGGTCGACAGCGGGGCTGAAGAAGCGTTGCTTATGCGTGGGAAAAGTTTGCTCCCTGCTGGCGTAACAGCGGTTTCCGGCGACTTCCATGCGATGGATGTCGTGGATGTCGTCAATGAAAAAGGGATCACGATCGGACGCGGCCAAGTGTATTACGCCGCCGCCGATTTGAAAAAAGTGAAAGGGCGGCCGAGCGAAGAGGCCCGGCAATACTCTTACCTTCACCGCCCGGAAGTCATCCACCGCGACAATTGGGTCACGTTGCGAAAGGAGAGTGTATCGAAATGA
- the ycjP_2 gene encoding Inner membrane ABC transporter permease protein ycjP, translating into MKIARATAHYVLLCLCSVVILFPVAYALLMSLMDGAAILSGRLWPEKGTLVNYEAAFQQAPLGRYLWNSFFVAFMITVGRLIVSSLAAFAFVFLRFPGRDRWFYVCIATMLVPWEATVIPNFLTIQALGWTNHYAGLIVPFWAMAFGIFLLRQQFKQIPHELYEAAQLSGMGNFRFFCRVVLPLSKTSLVTLAVYSFLDAWNMYLWPLLVTNDDRVRTVQIGLKQLQTQEIASSWGVVMAAAVIAMLPTLLLLFAGQKQLRKGLMQGAIQ; encoded by the coding sequence ATGAAAATAGCGCGGGCAACGGCTCACTATGTGTTGTTATGCCTATGCTCGGTTGTCATCTTGTTTCCAGTGGCTTATGCTCTTCTGATGAGTTTGATGGATGGAGCCGCTATTTTGTCAGGACGCCTATGGCCTGAGAAGGGGACATTGGTCAATTATGAGGCCGCGTTTCAACAGGCTCCGCTTGGGAGATATTTATGGAACAGCTTTTTTGTGGCTTTCATGATTACAGTGGGGCGCCTCATCGTGTCAAGTCTCGCCGCTTTCGCTTTTGTGTTTCTCCGCTTTCCCGGTCGGGATCGGTGGTTTTACGTGTGCATTGCCACGATGCTCGTTCCGTGGGAAGCGACTGTGATCCCAAATTTTTTGACCATCCAAGCGCTTGGCTGGACAAACCATTACGCAGGACTCATCGTGCCGTTTTGGGCGATGGCGTTTGGCATCTTTTTATTGCGGCAACAGTTTAAGCAAATTCCGCACGAGCTGTATGAGGCGGCGCAGTTATCTGGGATGGGGAATTTCCGCTTTTTTTGCCGCGTCGTGCTGCCGCTTTCAAAAACGAGTTTGGTGACGCTGGCTGTTTATAGTTTTTTGGACGCTTGGAATATGTATTTATGGCCGCTGCTCGTTACAAACGATGACCGCGTCCGCACCGTGCAGATCGGGCTCAAGCAGCTGCAGACGCAAGAGATCGCCAGCAGCTGGGGCGTCGTTATGGCAGCGGCGGTTATCGCGATGCTTCCAACTTTGTTGCTGTTGTTTGCTGGACAGAAGCAATTGCGAAAAGGGCTTATGCAAGGAGCGATTCAATAG
- the ugpA gene encoding sn-glycerol-3-phosphate transport system permease protein ugpA produces MNERVSTVPSPAPWSVRTKREARQAAIKSWLEGMVYLCPSLLLFGVFLFYPLGRTMYLSMFHTDYQGHPTEFVGLAHFVALLQDASFWHSLKATVLFAALTVPTTVAVSFGLALLAHETRKGIGIFRTIFASTMGMSVGVASVIWMFMYNPAIGIINRLVSAIGGTPVSWLLDQDTALYAVAAATIWMNIGLTFLLLLAGLQNIDPSLYESARIAGMSYWRQLWTVTVPLLSPTLFFVTTVSLIQALQTFGQIDFLTKGGPVEATNVFVYAIYREAFVNYQFGSASAQALVLFLIIAIVTFLQFRFAERKVHYQ; encoded by the coding sequence ATGAATGAGCGTGTTTCAACGGTTCCCTCCCCAGCGCCATGGTCGGTCCGGACGAAGCGGGAGGCGCGGCAGGCCGCAATAAAATCGTGGTTGGAAGGGATGGTGTATCTTTGTCCTTCGCTTCTACTGTTTGGCGTGTTTCTCTTTTACCCGTTGGGGAGAACGATGTATTTAAGCATGTTTCACACCGATTATCAAGGGCACCCGACGGAATTTGTCGGTTTGGCGCATTTTGTTGCTCTTCTTCAAGATGCATCGTTTTGGCATAGTTTGAAGGCGACGGTTCTATTTGCGGCGCTCACTGTCCCGACGACGGTCGCCGTTTCGTTCGGTTTAGCGTTGCTCGCTCATGAAACACGGAAAGGAATCGGGATCTTTCGGACGATTTTTGCCTCTACGATGGGGATGAGCGTGGGAGTCGCTTCGGTGATTTGGATGTTTATGTACAATCCGGCGATCGGGATCATCAATCGTTTGGTGTCCGCGATCGGCGGGACTCCTGTTTCATGGCTTCTTGACCAGGACACGGCATTGTATGCGGTGGCGGCGGCGACGATCTGGATGAATATCGGACTGACCTTTTTATTGTTGCTGGCCGGTCTGCAAAACATCGATCCATCCTTGTACGAAAGCGCCCGCATCGCTGGAATGAGCTATTGGCGACAGTTGTGGACAGTGACTGTGCCGCTGTTGTCGCCGACGTTGTTTTTTGTCACGACGGTCTCGCTTATTCAAGCGCTGCAAACGTTTGGACAAATTGACTTTTTAACGAAAGGCGGGCCGGTGGAGGCTACGAATGTGTTCGTTTACGCGATTTACCGGGAAGCGTTCGTCAACTATCAGTTTGGTTCCGCGAGCGCGCAAGCCCTTGTCCTTTTTCTCATCATCGCCATCGTCACGTTTTTGCAGTTTCGGTTTGCTGAGAGGAAGGTGCACTACCAATGA
- the ilvD gene encoding Dihydroxy-acid dehydratase: MMKKRRSDMIKKGFDRAPHRSLLRAAGVKEEDFDKPFIAVVNSYIDIIPGHVHLQEFGRIVKEAIREAGGVPFEMNTIGVDDGIAMGHIGMRYSLPSREIIADSIETVISAHWFDGMVCIPNCDKITPGMMMAAMRLNIPTIFVSGGPMKAGVTKDGRKISLSSVFEGVGAYLGGTLDEKGLEELERYGCPTCGSCSGMFTANSMNCLAEALGLALPGNGTILAVDPARKELVRQSAKQLMYLIEHDIKPRDIVTEKAIDNAFALDMALGGSTNTVLHTLAIANEAGIDYSLERINEIAARVPHLAKLAPASDVHYIEDLHEAGGVSAVLNELAKKEGTLHLDTLTVTGKTLGENIAGCQVKNYEVIRPIDNPYSETGGLAILFGNLAPDGAVIKTGAVQGGITRHEGPAIVFDSQEEALEGIASGKIKPGHVVVIRYEGPKGGPGMPEMLAPTSQIVGMGLGTKVALVTDGRFSGASRGLSVGHVSPEAAEGGPIAFIQDGDIIEIDTVKRTINVKLSDEELERRKANWKGFEPKVKTGYLARYSKHVTSASTGGIMKI, from the coding sequence ATGATGAAAAAACGGCGCAGCGACATGATCAAAAAAGGATTTGACCGTGCTCCGCACCGAAGCCTATTGCGAGCGGCGGGCGTAAAAGAAGAAGACTTTGATAAACCGTTTATTGCGGTGGTGAATTCATACATCGACATTATTCCGGGGCACGTTCACTTGCAAGAGTTTGGGAGAATCGTGAAAGAAGCGATTCGCGAAGCGGGCGGCGTGCCGTTTGAAATGAACACGATCGGCGTTGATGACGGCATCGCCATGGGGCATATCGGGATGCGCTATTCGCTTCCGAGCCGGGAAATCATCGCTGATTCGATCGAAACGGTCATCTCGGCGCATTGGTTTGACGGCATGGTATGCATTCCGAACTGCGACAAAATTACGCCAGGGATGATGATGGCGGCGATGCGGCTCAACATCCCGACGATTTTTGTCAGCGGCGGGCCGATGAAAGCCGGTGTGACGAAAGACGGACGGAAAATTTCGCTCTCGTCCGTGTTTGAAGGGGTCGGGGCGTATTTAGGCGGAACGCTCGATGAGAAAGGGCTCGAAGAACTCGAACGGTACGGCTGTCCGACGTGCGGATCGTGTTCGGGCATGTTTACGGCCAACTCCATGAACTGTCTCGCTGAAGCGCTCGGGCTCGCTTTGCCGGGCAACGGCACCATTTTGGCGGTTGACCCAGCGCGCAAAGAGCTGGTCCGCCAATCGGCAAAGCAGCTGATGTATTTGATCGAACATGACATCAAACCGCGCGACATCGTAACGGAAAAAGCGATCGACAATGCGTTTGCCCTCGACATGGCGCTTGGCGGCTCGACGAATACGGTGCTGCATACGCTGGCGATCGCCAACGAAGCCGGCATCGACTACTCGCTTGAGCGCATCAACGAAATCGCGGCGCGTGTGCCGCATTTGGCCAAACTCGCGCCGGCGTCGGATGTGCATTACATTGAAGACTTGCACGAAGCCGGCGGCGTCTCGGCGGTGTTGAACGAGCTGGCGAAAAAAGAAGGCACGCTTCATTTAGATACGCTGACTGTCACCGGCAAAACACTCGGTGAAAACATCGCCGGCTGCCAAGTGAAAAACTATGAGGTCATCCGGCCGATTGACAACCCGTATTCGGAAACGGGAGGGCTCGCCATTTTGTTTGGCAACCTGGCGCCGGACGGCGCCGTCATCAAAACCGGGGCGGTGCAAGGCGGCATCACGCGCCATGAAGGGCCCGCGATCGTCTTCGACTCCCAAGAGGAAGCGCTCGAGGGCATCGCCAGCGGCAAAATCAAGCCGGGTCATGTCGTCGTCATCCGCTACGAAGGACCAAAAGGCGGCCCAGGGATGCCGGAAATGCTGGCGCCAACGTCGCAAATCGTCGGCATGGGGCTCGGTACGAAGGTAGCGCTTGTCACCGACGGCCGCTTCTCCGGCGCCTCGCGCGGCCTATCCGTCGGCCACGTTTCACCGGAAGCGGCGGAAGGCGGACCGATCGCTTTCATCCAAGACGGCGACATCATCGAGATTGACACGGTGAAACGAACGATCAACGTCAAGCTGTCCGATGAAGAGCTCGAACGCCGGAAAGCGAACTGGAAAGGCTTTGAACCAAAAGTGAAAACCGGGTATCTCGCCCGCTACTCGAAACACGTCACATCGGCGAGCACGGGGGGGATTATGAAGATTTAG